A part of Paenibacillus sp. sptzw28 genomic DNA contains:
- a CDS encoding Xaa-Pro peptidase family protein, whose translation MVDGLLHHDELKARIHRLQQLMEKERIDAFLVTQHVDLYYLTGSMQAGYAFIPAEGDATFYVRRSVDRARREAAVRVLPMPSLRQFRTVLEQDYPAVFSAGSAFQVATEMDVLPALTYDKLSSTVCAGGGSLVDGSALIRRVRMIKSASEIHRIEGAAQAAAEALGAAVSMLKEGMSELELMARIEYEIRLRGHTGIMRTRSYNMEIMTGMLGSGEAAAEPSAFDGPAGGRGLGPAAAQSVSRRQIGRNEPILIDIGCCIDGYVIDQTRTAVIGTLPDDLAAAYSHAEAIIRQTERLMQPGASCNSLYAASLEQAADAGLSAHFMGFGADQVKFLGHGIGLEVDEWPVLARGFAEPLEPGMVLAVEPKFTFPGRGVVGIENSYLITSQGPRQLTKSPEGLIVLP comes from the coding sequence ATGGTAGATGGATTATTGCACCACGATGAGTTGAAAGCACGTATTCATCGGCTGCAGCAGCTGATGGAGAAGGAGCGAATTGACGCTTTTCTGGTGACCCAGCATGTGGATTTATATTATTTAACGGGCTCGATGCAGGCCGGTTATGCGTTTATTCCAGCCGAAGGGGATGCAACCTTCTATGTGCGCCGCAGCGTGGATCGTGCGAGGCGGGAAGCGGCTGTACGTGTCCTGCCGATGCCTTCGCTTCGGCAGTTTCGGACGGTGCTTGAACAGGATTATCCGGCTGTATTCTCTGCCGGTTCAGCATTTCAAGTAGCGACCGAGATGGATGTCCTACCTGCTTTGACTTATGACAAGCTGTCGAGTACTGTTTGCGCCGGGGGCGGGAGCCTTGTCGATGGCTCTGCGCTTATTCGCCGTGTGCGCATGATCAAGTCGGCTTCGGAAATCCACCGGATCGAGGGGGCCGCGCAAGCGGCGGCTGAAGCACTGGGTGCTGCTGTAAGCATGTTAAAGGAAGGAATGAGCGAGCTTGAGCTTATGGCTCGCATTGAATATGAAATCAGGCTGCGCGGACATACCGGTATTATGAGGACGCGTAGCTACAATATGGAGATTATGACGGGGATGCTCGGATCCGGAGAGGCGGCGGCCGAACCGTCCGCTTTCGATGGTCCGGCGGGCGGACGGGGCCTCGGTCCGGCGGCGGCGCAAAGCGTAAGCCGAAGACAGATCGGCCGTAATGAGCCGATTCTGATCGATATCGGCTGCTGCATAGACGGGTATGTAATCGATCAGACGCGAACGGCGGTGATCGGCACTTTGCCGGATGATTTGGCAGCCGCATACTCCCATGCGGAAGCTATCATCCGGCAAACGGAACGTTTAATGCAGCCGGGAGCTTCTTGCAATTCATTATATGCCGCCTCCCTTGAGCAGGCTGCGGATGCCGGGTTATCTGCGCATTTTATGGGATTTGGCGCTGATCAGGTGAAGTTTCTCGGACATGGCATCGGGCTGGAGGTTGATGAATGGCCTGTGCTTGCCCGAGGTTTTGCAGAGCCGCTTGAGCCCGGTATGGTGCTCGCTGTTGAGCCCAAATTCACTTTCCCCGGCCGTGGCGTCGTCGGGATCGAGAATAGTTACCTCATCACCTCGCAAGGACCGCGCCAGCTGACAAAATCACCCGAGGGGCTAATTGTGTTACCATAG
- a CDS encoding type II secretion system F family protein: MLRFAISVIVITLFITLFIAFRQLLQLWLVRHQQVSRLQYWQNQRLNHRFARFVSRNERLYRHLSELLESLQFNVQPGSVIITTVLMLLAGTSCGAMLFQSLKGTLLLGTVLGALPYMLLRMMLVHQQMKTRIDFLPAVELFYQCCLVSGGKQIRTALQRTVDEKRLLGPMQSVFEQLYRNVSVRGDDEASLRIFAASLGHVWADYFVNIVRAGLAEGHPIADNLKELITDMRKARRASQQERNKLLEIRLANFSPVLFLGLFVGINFHYTPENAYLYYIVDPKGRDLLLNAIVLIFVSFVMGLWLSRRKM, from the coding sequence ATGCTGAGATTCGCCATATCTGTTATCGTCATCACGCTGTTTATTACGTTGTTTATTGCTTTCCGGCAGCTGCTGCAGCTTTGGTTAGTGAGGCATCAACAGGTCAGCAGACTGCAATATTGGCAAAATCAAAGGCTGAATCATCGGTTTGCCCGTTTCGTATCGCGCAATGAAAGATTATACCGCCATTTGTCCGAGCTTCTTGAATCCCTGCAGTTCAATGTTCAGCCGGGATCCGTTATTATAACAACCGTTCTGATGCTGCTTGCCGGAACCTCCTGCGGAGCCATGCTGTTTCAAAGTCTGAAGGGAACACTGCTGCTGGGTACCGTACTGGGAGCGCTGCCCTACATGCTGCTGCGGATGATGCTTGTCCATCAACAAATGAAGACGCGCATTGATTTTTTACCGGCGGTTGAATTGTTTTACCAATGCTGCCTCGTCAGCGGCGGCAAGCAGATAAGGACGGCGCTGCAGCGGACAGTGGATGAGAAGCGGCTGCTCGGACCCATGCAGTCCGTTTTTGAACAGCTGTACCGCAATGTTTCGGTTCGGGGCGATGATGAGGCTAGCTTGCGGATATTCGCGGCATCGCTCGGACATGTATGGGCGGACTACTTTGTGAATATTGTCAGGGCAGGACTGGCGGAGGGTCATCCGATAGCTGACAACTTGAAGGAACTGATAACCGATATGCGCAAAGCAAGAAGAGCCAGTCAGCAGGAGCGCAACAAGCTTCTGGAGATCAGGCTCGCCAATTTTTCGCCGGTGCTGTTTCTTGGGTTGTTCGTCGGAATCAACTTTCATTACACCCCCGAAAACGCCTATTTGTACTATATCGTCGACCCGAAAGGAAGGGACCTGCTGCTTAACGCTATCGTACTTATTTTTGTTTCGTTTGTAATGGGGCTGTGGCTTTCACGAAGAAAGATGTAA
- a CDS encoding ATPase, T2SS/T4P/T4SS family yields the protein MSKEQRFSPSTFSAQLLAQDTEQRQTENDTEVQRDFARLAEDVRTYLAMPRGATEDERRQYNEKLNRAVLGYAEEREQILAVIADRLLRQRIHELPGHKHPYSSLAEALFAEVIGLSVLELVLREREGLEEIQVVGTRIFEVRDGRSRPSEYRFESEREVERIQQNLVLYNNDRFNPRKRWAEVMLRDGTRVTMTGFGYTAQPTLTLRFYTVQRFDLAALCSPEYGTMSPHLRDMVLAVLQARFNIVVIGPTNSGKTHLIKAMIGELPDEERIITIEGRHEMMLRRDFPSKNTVEYEADEEDPFHRATQAFKLALRQSPQRIIHAEIRDEDANIYVRACTRGHSGSMTTVHAIALEDVPEAITDMCMLDGRGMNPERLTKRIAEYVTQIGIEMRYTAGKRRVMRLAELSWESGEVKVRDWAIFDESSGEWIYPSKPSSRAALRLEQGGAQIAAWNCPAMNKGVHSPC from the coding sequence ATGAGCAAAGAGCAGCGGTTTTCCCCGTCCACATTCTCGGCGCAGCTGCTTGCTCAAGACACGGAGCAGCGGCAGACGGAAAATGATACGGAGGTGCAGCGTGATTTCGCTCGGCTTGCCGAGGATGTCCGCACCTATCTGGCGATGCCGCGCGGTGCTACGGAAGATGAGCGGCGGCAGTATAACGAGAAGCTGAACCGGGCCGTACTCGGTTATGCGGAAGAGCGGGAGCAGATATTAGCCGTTATCGCGGACCGGCTTCTCCGTCAGCGGATTCATGAACTTCCCGGCCATAAGCACCCGTACTCGTCGCTTGCTGAAGCATTGTTCGCGGAAGTTATCGGGCTCAGTGTTCTTGAGCTCGTGCTGAGGGAACGTGAAGGTTTGGAGGAAATACAAGTCGTCGGAACGAGGATATTTGAGGTGAGGGACGGACGCAGCAGGCCCTCGGAGTACAGATTTGAATCGGAACGGGAAGTGGAGCGCATTCAACAAAACCTCGTTCTCTACAATAACGACCGATTTAATCCGCGCAAAAGATGGGCGGAGGTCATGCTTCGGGACGGGACGCGCGTAACGATGACCGGCTTTGGTTATACCGCGCAGCCAACCTTGACGCTTCGGTTCTATACGGTACAGCGGTTTGATTTGGCAGCATTGTGCAGCCCTGAATACGGAACGATGAGTCCGCATCTCCGGGATATGGTCCTTGCCGTACTTCAGGCCAGATTTAATATCGTCGTCATCGGACCGACCAACTCCGGTAAGACTCATTTGATCAAGGCGATGATCGGAGAGCTCCCGGATGAAGAGCGTATCATCACGATCGAAGGCCGTCATGAGATGATGCTGCGCCGTGATTTTCCAAGCAAGAACACGGTGGAGTATGAGGCTGACGAGGAAGACCCTTTCCACCGTGCGACCCAAGCCTTTAAGCTGGCGCTCCGGCAATCGCCTCAGCGAATCATTCATGCCGAAATTCGCGATGAAGATGCTAACATCTATGTCAGGGCCTGCACTAGAGGCCATTCGGGCAGCATGACAACGGTTCATGCGATAGCGCTGGAGGATGTTCCGGAGGCAATCACGGATATGTGCATGCTCGACGGCCGGGGGATGAATCCCGAGCGCCTGACGAAGAGGATTGCCGAGTATGTGACGCAGATCGGAATCGAAATGCGATATACGGCGGGTAAGCGCCGGGTCATGCGCCTTGCTGAACTAAGCTGGGAGAGCGGTGAGGTCAAAGTGCGGGACTGGGCGATATTCGACGAATCTTCGGGAGAGTGGATCTACCCGAGCAAGCCTTCCAGCCGGGCTGCATTAAGGCTTGAACAGGGTGGCGCCCAGATTGCTGCCTGGAACTGCCCTGCCATGAATAAAGGTGTTCATTCGCCATGCTGA
- a CDS encoding SAF domain-containing protein, translated as MNRKRNALISAAAAVLSGLLVYGVYMLQLREVQFQETVTVIVPNRFISAGERITADMLGSKKIAKASYVPEMVLEAEEVKGLESVVPLGLNEPLLKWKVDKFRLLPSRSQSTFQIPREYVLSVSNGIRAGDKVMLYLSGEGVESARLFEQPVTVASVKTSANIEIDDTENPNLMSMASGDKEKMYASRRDANGMIDYINLNLTEAQWLELDSLCKTGKSRIVIAYSPQSLDIEQAAGRPEEGP; from the coding sequence ATGAACAGAAAACGGAACGCGCTGATCAGTGCTGCCGCAGCGGTTTTGTCGGGTCTGCTCGTTTACGGCGTGTACATGCTGCAGCTGCGCGAGGTTCAATTCCAGGAAACCGTTACGGTTATCGTCCCTAACCGGTTTATTTCCGCAGGTGAACGGATAACGGCCGATATGCTGGGTTCGAAGAAAATCGCGAAGGCTTCGTATGTACCCGAAATGGTGCTTGAGGCGGAAGAGGTGAAGGGTTTGGAAAGCGTAGTGCCGCTCGGCTTGAATGAGCCGCTGCTCAAATGGAAGGTTGATAAGTTCAGACTGCTGCCTAGCCGGTCCCAGTCTACTTTTCAGATTCCGCGGGAGTACGTATTATCGGTTTCCAATGGTATTCGCGCAGGGGACAAGGTAATGCTGTACCTGTCTGGGGAGGGTGTGGAATCAGCCCGGCTATTTGAACAGCCGGTGACGGTCGCTTCGGTGAAAACATCGGCGAACATCGAGATCGACGATACGGAGAATCCGAATCTGATGTCGATGGCGAGCGGGGATAAAGAGAAGATGTATGCTTCCAGACGCGATGCAAACGGAATGATCGATTACATTAACTTGAATTTGACTGAGGCGCAGTGGCTTGAACTCGATTCGCTTTGCAAAACCGGCAAGAGCAGGATTGTCATTGCGTACTCCCCGCAATCGCTTGATATTGAACAAGCCGCAGGGCGGCCGGAGGAAGGACCGTGA
- a CDS encoding TetR/AcrR family transcriptional regulator translates to MPTDEPDVKLRLLHAAKRLFAKQGYEGTSVRQICEEAGANIALVSYHFGGKENIFQALIENFVPIREIEELAKKESTPVEGIREIIRGVTYFRLREPDMIQILQQEILFNSARIEVIRRFAFPMWIRLREFLREGRDQGHFRFRSLNNTLLTVLGAVMFHKHTAYFLPLLEPEEMNAEALIEDLNDFVFSGLRYTGDKSG, encoded by the coding sequence ATGCCAACAGATGAACCGGATGTTAAACTGCGTTTGCTTCATGCGGCTAAGCGGCTTTTTGCCAAACAAGGCTATGAAGGCACGAGCGTTCGACAAATATGCGAGGAAGCTGGAGCCAACATCGCGCTTGTGTCGTATCATTTTGGCGGCAAAGAGAATATATTTCAAGCGCTGATTGAGAATTTTGTACCTATTCGGGAAATCGAAGAACTGGCTAAAAAGGAATCAACCCCTGTCGAGGGGATACGGGAGATTATTCGCGGGGTCACTTATTTCCGGCTTCGCGAGCCGGACATGATTCAAATCCTCCAGCAGGAAATTTTGTTTAACTCGGCCCGGATTGAAGTTATACGCAGGTTTGCTTTTCCGATGTGGATCCGGTTGCGCGAGTTTCTGCGAGAAGGCCGTGACCAGGGGCATTTTCGCTTCAGGTCGCTCAACAATACGTTATTAACGGTACTGGGAGCCGTAATGTTCCACAAACATACGGCGTATTTTCTTCCGCTGCTGGAACCTGAAGAAATGAACGCTGAGGCGTTGATCGAGGATTTGAACGATTTTGTGTTTTCCGGTTTGCGTTACACAGGCGACAAATCTGGGTAA
- a CDS encoding YhgE/Pip domain-containing protein — MGTAVKAFMKKPTTLIGIMTALMFQVIFSVIWMTGYDGVTDADRLKQLRVGLVALDAQMGPAIAEKLQKSLPVHSELIADAEEARRLLNERRLQMVITIPADFSQALMTRGGKAALQYTLNESNPALIKSMMSSIASQVTATVNKEAISRGALALLTQTKLPAGQAEGSAAELSERVTSSFTYSNKVNGMNNQMVPMMLVLASFVGAMIMGMNLQQSSMAVAPHVGRFQLFAARSAINAAAAIVVSLVGSSLVMALGGQAEQGFLAMWGFQALFLLTFLFVTQMFLILFGMAGMLFNIILLSAQLVSSGAMVPRELLSDFYLGLGKIFPATYAVEGSMNILFGGPGIGDASLGLLIIVASAALVGALAVLRKGRMPQQQTKPVQAV; from the coding sequence ATGGGCACTGCAGTTAAAGCTTTTATGAAAAAACCGACAACGTTGATTGGCATTATGACGGCACTCATGTTCCAGGTTATCTTTTCGGTGATATGGATGACCGGCTACGACGGTGTGACCGATGCTGACCGGTTAAAGCAGCTTCGTGTCGGATTGGTAGCTTTGGATGCGCAAATGGGGCCGGCCATAGCCGAGAAGCTTCAGAAATCACTTCCCGTGCATAGCGAACTAATCGCTGACGCCGAAGAGGCGCGACGGCTGCTCAATGAACGCCGGCTGCAGATGGTGATTACGATACCGGCCGATTTCAGCCAGGCGCTTATGACCCGGGGCGGGAAAGCAGCTTTGCAGTACACCCTCAACGAGTCGAATCCGGCGCTTATTAAGAGCATGATGAGCTCGATTGCTTCTCAGGTAACGGCGACCGTTAACAAGGAGGCGATCAGTCGAGGGGCGCTGGCCCTTCTGACGCAGACGAAGCTGCCGGCCGGGCAGGCGGAAGGATCTGCGGCCGAGTTATCCGAACGAGTAACGTCCAGTTTTACATATTCAAATAAAGTGAACGGAATGAACAATCAGATGGTGCCGATGATGTTAGTGCTCGCTTCGTTCGTCGGCGCGATGATTATGGGTATGAACCTGCAGCAGTCGTCTATGGCGGTCGCGCCTCACGTTGGACGCTTCCAGCTGTTCGCAGCCCGAAGCGCTATTAATGCCGCTGCAGCGATTGTTGTTTCTCTCGTCGGTTCCTCGCTTGTGATGGCGCTCGGCGGTCAAGCGGAGCAAGGGTTTCTGGCAATGTGGGGATTTCAGGCGTTGTTCTTATTGACTTTTCTGTTCGTGACTCAAATGTTCCTGATCTTATTCGGCATGGCAGGCATGTTGTTCAATATCATCCTTCTGTCCGCTCAGCTGGTTTCGTCCGGAGCGATGGTGCCTCGTGAACTGCTCTCAGACTTCTATCTGGGTCTTGGCAAAATATTTCCTGCAACCTATGCGGTCGAGGGAAGTATGAACATACTGTTCGGCGGACCCGGAATTGGCGATGCTTCCTTGGGCCTGCTTATAATAGTGGCCTCAGCCGCCTTGGTCGGGGCGCTTGCGGTATTGCGCAAAGGCCGTATGCCTCAGCAGCAGACAAAGCCGGTGCAGGCGGTATAA
- a CDS encoding type II toxin-antitoxin system PemK/MazF family toxin, with protein MIVKRGDVFFADLSPVVGSEQGGVRPVLVIQNDIGNRFSPTVIVAAITAQIQKAKLPTHVEIDAASHGFDRDSVILLEQIRTIDKQRLTDKITHLDDETMRKVDESLQISVGLIDF; from the coding sequence TTGATCGTTAAACGCGGCGATGTGTTTTTTGCGGATTTGTCTCCAGTTGTCGGATCGGAGCAGGGTGGCGTTCGTCCCGTGCTGGTGATTCAGAATGATATCGGTAACCGGTTTAGTCCTACGGTGATTGTGGCTGCCATTACAGCGCAAATACAAAAGGCCAAACTCCCAACCCACGTTGAAATCGATGCGGCATCGCATGGATTTGACCGTGATTCGGTGATCCTTCTTGAACAGATTCGTACGATCGACAAGCAGCGTCTGACGGATAAAATAACGCATCTTGATGATGAAACGATGCGTAAGGTGGATGAGTCGCTGCAAATCAGCGTCGGATTGATTGATTTTTAA
- a CDS encoding CopG family ribbon-helix-helix protein produces MTNLQNTKRIMISLPDHLLEEVDGIVAKENSNRSEFIRQAMKLYLVERKKRQIRESMQRGYLEMAKINLVMASEAFQAEEDAGDTLGRLVSGV; encoded by the coding sequence GTGACCAATTTGCAAAACACCAAGAGGATAATGATTAGTTTGCCGGATCATTTGCTGGAGGAAGTCGACGGGATCGTTGCCAAGGAGAACTCGAACCGCAGCGAATTTATTCGTCAGGCGATGAAATTGTATTTAGTCGAGCGTAAAAAGCGTCAAATTCGCGAATCGATGCAGCGCGGTTATTTGGAAATGGCGAAAATCAACCTGGTCATGGCATCGGAAGCTTTTCAAGCGGAGGAAGATGCGGGCGATACGCTCGGCCGACTCGTAAGCGGGGTGTAG
- the alr gene encoding alanine racemase, whose protein sequence is MDAYYRPTRAEISLDALRRNLHAFRSAMPEGMRLMASVKANAYGHGAVETAREAEAFGVDYLGVAFLDEAIQLRQAGILTPILVLGFVPAEGLALARELNIAIALFREDILEAAAALSRSGPPLHVHVKVDTGMGRLGLVSGAEALSFIQKAAREPNIFVEGLFTHYARADETDKAYTALQHERFAAFVRLTRDSGIDIPVIHAANSAAGIDTPEWAGGMLRLGISMYGLYPSAEVNHSQITLEPVMSLKTRIVMVKRVPQGWGISYGTRYVTQGEGECIGTLPIGYADGYSRMLTGKAEALVRGRRVPVLGTICMDQCMIALDSLADGTPAEAGEEVVLIGSQGGETISAEDIASLLDTLNYEVTCMIASRVPRVYTRGGEVVAVANPLV, encoded by the coding sequence TTGGACGCATACTATCGCCCGACAAGGGCTGAAATATCGCTTGATGCACTTCGGCGCAATTTGCACGCTTTTCGCTCTGCAATGCCTGAAGGGATGCGCCTTATGGCGTCGGTGAAAGCAAACGCTTATGGACATGGGGCCGTCGAGACGGCAAGAGAAGCAGAGGCATTCGGCGTCGACTATCTCGGCGTTGCATTCCTGGACGAAGCGATTCAGCTCCGGCAAGCCGGTATTCTGACTCCGATATTAGTCCTTGGATTCGTACCGGCGGAAGGTCTCGCCCTCGCCAGGGAACTGAATATTGCCATTGCATTATTTCGCGAAGATATACTGGAAGCTGCAGCCGCTCTGTCACGCAGCGGGCCCCCGCTGCATGTCCATGTGAAAGTCGACACCGGTATGGGGCGATTAGGCCTGGTATCCGGAGCGGAAGCGCTGAGCTTCATTCAAAAGGCGGCACGCGAACCGAATATATTCGTGGAAGGGCTGTTCACGCATTACGCGCGGGCGGATGAAACGGATAAAGCCTATACGGCGTTGCAGCACGAGCGCTTTGCCGCATTTGTCCGGTTGACCCGGGACAGCGGCATCGATATTCCGGTTATTCATGCAGCCAACAGCGCCGCCGGCATCGACACGCCGGAGTGGGCGGGAGGCATGCTTCGGCTGGGCATCAGCATGTACGGCTTATATCCTTCTGCTGAGGTGAACCATAGTCAAATCACGCTTGAGCCCGTAATGTCGCTGAAGACCCGGATCGTGATGGTGAAGCGGGTTCCGCAGGGATGGGGGATCAGCTACGGCACGCGGTACGTGACTCAGGGCGAAGGAGAATGTATCGGTACGCTGCCGATTGGCTATGCGGACGGCTACAGCCGGATGCTGACAGGAAAAGCCGAAGCGCTGGTACGCGGTCGTCGTGTGCCTGTGCTGGGGACAATCTGCATGGATCAATGCATGATCGCTTTGGATTCGCTGGCTGACGGGACACCTGCCGAGGCAGGCGAGGAAGTCGTTCTCATCGGCTCGCAAGGCGGCGAGACGATTTCTGCAGAGGATATCGCATCACTGCTTGACACCCTTAATTATGAGGTAACGTGCATGATAGCTTCCCGTGTACCGCGTGTCTATACGCGCGGTGGAGAAGTAGTTGCTGTAGCGAACCCGTTAGTATAG
- a CDS encoding DUF4367 domain-containing protein encodes MRRRISFIAAILLCVTAVLAGCGTKDADSVVKDLDKVVNNMESYHGTGTMILHTGQQPLEYHVDVSYQKPSYYRIELTNAKKDITQIVLRNDEGVFVLTPRLNKVFRFQSDWPSNQGQVYLYQTLISSILLDNSRQFTVDKDAYVFDVMANYQNGSLARQKIWLNKSNYTPSKVQVSDTNAAVMVEVKFDKFEFGSKLDKSVFDTKHNMDSSTSNQPTMAEPGDGTENPADNQTTSDPKAGNAGTPDSGANNAPQPDNDANAKPDDAAGSSPNADDGSAGGSTSASGEDADNTQAPADGNKQAESPTFTAMEPSYLPEGVSEKDQQEIVFGGNPGLMIRYTGEYDYTLIQTQPHDVAASKMKGDMVDLGFTLGQISGDEQLTLTWTYNGIEYRLTSGTLPDTEMIKVAQSVQGEISK; translated from the coding sequence ATGCGTCGTCGAATCAGTTTCATCGCAGCCATCCTGCTGTGCGTTACGGCGGTTCTCGCCGGCTGCGGGACTAAGGACGCGGATTCGGTAGTGAAGGATTTGGACAAAGTGGTTAACAACATGGAGAGCTATCACGGCACAGGCACGATGATTTTGCATACCGGACAGCAGCCGCTCGAATACCATGTGGACGTGTCTTATCAGAAGCCGTCCTACTACCGGATCGAACTGACGAATGCGAAGAAGGACATTACGCAAATTGTGCTCCGCAACGATGAAGGTGTGTTCGTATTGACGCCGCGGCTTAACAAAGTGTTCCGTTTCCAAAGCGATTGGCCGTCCAATCAAGGTCAGGTGTACTTGTACCAGACGCTGATCTCAAGCATTTTGCTCGACAATTCCCGTCAATTCACCGTTGACAAGGATGCGTACGTATTCGATGTCATGGCCAATTATCAGAACGGATCGCTTGCCCGTCAGAAAATTTGGCTCAATAAATCCAACTATACGCCGAGCAAGGTTCAAGTGAGCGATACGAATGCGGCTGTTATGGTCGAGGTTAAATTCGATAAATTCGAGTTTGGCTCCAAGCTCGACAAGAGCGTTTTCGATACGAAGCATAATATGGACAGCAGTACGAGCAATCAACCGACAATGGCGGAGCCGGGCGATGGAACTGAGAATCCGGCTGATAATCAAACGACATCCGATCCGAAAGCGGGTAATGCCGGTACGCCGGATAGTGGAGCAAACAACGCGCCGCAGCCGGACAATGATGCGAATGCAAAGCCTGACGACGCAGCGGGCAGCAGCCCGAATGCAGATGACGGGTCCGCCGGCGGCAGTACTTCGGCCTCAGGTGAGGATGCGGATAATACGCAGGCGCCAGCGGACGGCAATAAGCAGGCGGAATCCCCAACCTTCACCGCCATGGAACCGTCATATTTGCCGGAAGGCGTCTCGGAGAAGGATCAGCAGGAAATCGTGTTCGGTGGGAATCCCGGCTTGATGATTCGTTATACTGGCGAATATGATTATACGCTGATTCAAACACAGCCTCACGACGTAGCCGCTTCAAAGATGAAAGGCGATATGGTCGACCTCGGCTTTACCCTGGGTCAAATTAGCGGCGACGAACAGCTGACGCTGACCTGGACCTACAACGGTATTGAATATCGTCTAACAAGCGGCACGCTCCCGGATACCGAAATGATCAAGGTTGCGCAGTCGGTTCAGGGTGAAATAAGCAAATAA
- a CDS encoding YfiT family bacillithiol transferase translates to MDSRSYPLGKFVPEEQPTSEHRKRWIEDIAQIPRMLRLTVQNLNSGQLLTPYRPGGWNVQQVVHHLADNDMNAYIRFKRALTEEAPFAGTYREELWAELSDYQDTPIEASLLLIESLHQRFVVLLRSLSPDQFQRTFTSPTHGRMTLDIATQRYAWHARHHIAQIDSLKERMGWE, encoded by the coding sequence ATGGATTCAAGGTCTTATCCCCTTGGGAAATTCGTACCTGAGGAGCAGCCGACATCAGAGCACCGTAAAAGATGGATTGAAGATATTGCCCAAATTCCGAGAATGCTTCGGTTGACTGTGCAAAACCTGAATTCCGGGCAGCTGTTGACACCCTATCGCCCTGGCGGGTGGAACGTTCAGCAGGTCGTGCATCATTTGGCCGATAACGATATGAACGCTTATATCCGTTTTAAAAGAGCCTTAACAGAAGAAGCTCCGTTTGCAGGCACTTATCGGGAAGAATTATGGGCCGAGCTCAGCGACTATCAGGATACGCCGATCGAAGCTTCATTACTGCTTATTGAGTCGCTGCATCAACGGTTTGTCGTCCTGCTCCGGTCACTGTCTCCGGATCAATTTCAACGAACCTTTACAAGTCCGACGCACGGCCGTATGACCCTCGATATTGCGACTCAAAGATACGCCTGGCATGCACGGCATCATATCGCTCAAATCGATTCACTCAAAGAACGGATGGGCTGGGAATAG